Part of the Schaalia odontolytica genome is shown below.
ACCCGTACACGTCCGTCGCGCGCCACACGCGCGGAAGCATCCGAACGAAGAACGCGATGAAAAGGAAAGCTCCGACGATTCCGTAGGAGAAGAGCACCGTCCAGAATTGTCCCTGCGTGCCCAGCGACGGAAGCCACGCGGAGGCGGACGGGCGCGGTGCTCCAAAGCCCAGGAGCGGGGATTCAGCCAGTTCCGAGATGGTTTCGAGGTAGTTCGAGGCTCGGTCCTGGGTCGAGGAGGAAGCTGCCACTCGTTCGAGGAGCGATTGTGAGGCTGGCGTCGCGAGCCATGCGCCGATACCGATGACGACCGCTGCTCCGATGCCTGCCACGGTTTGCCACGCCCCAACCCTCAGGCGTTGGAATCCGACCCACAGGACGACGATCAGCAATCCGATATACATGCCTCGATTGAGCGTTGCCGCGGCCGGGATGACGGAAAGAGCACACAGCGCCGCAGCGACGAAACGCCACCGTGAGCGTTCGCGCCACAGGACGAACGCGAACACCAGGGCCAGGGGGAAAATCAACGAGAAGACGTTGCCGTAGGTGTTGGAATAGATGAACGGGGCGGAAGGACGAGGATCGGACAGCGCCCACGACGTCGGGTTCCACTGGGTGGTTGCGCGCCTGACGAACTCCTTGACGAAGTCGTTGCCGTGAAGCGAACGCGGAACGACGTAGTACATGAGCGTCTTGAAGCGCAGGGTCGGAAACGCCATCGCGATGAATCCGCCCACCGTCGTGGATGCGAGAAAACCCCACATGGTTGCCACGATCGTTCGCACGCTCAAAGACTTGCGGGCGTTGAAGGCGTAGACGGCGAAGATGCCGGGAGCAAGCTCGAGAGCAAAGCGGTAGATCGCGCCGATGACGCGGCCACCGGAATCCAACATGGACATGGAGGCAATCACCCAGGCGAGGAAGAAGACCCACAGAATGGTCCCCGGCGGAAAACGCAGGCCGCTGCGGCCCACCATCAGGACGAGCATGACGATGGCGAAGAGCGGCCACATCAGGTCGCCGGCCCCCAGGACCCACCAGAGTAGGTATGCGCAGTAGGCGACGACGAACGGCCAGGCGGGCAGGTCCTGCACGTCCTCACGCAGTGGCCCGATGCTGGCGGGGGCCGGTTTGCCCCAGATTCCTCGGCGCGCGCTCACGCCTCCGCGTCTCCTTCCCGGGGGTGGGCCTCCTCCTCGGAGGCCGGACCGGTCGGGTACTCGCCGCGCGCGTCCTCCCGGACGGCGCTCTGGCCGCCCTCGTGTGCCCGATCCTGGGCGCCGCGACGGCTGGGCACCAACCTGTTGCGACGCCGCGAGGACAGGTAGAGGAAGGGCCCTTCCAGGAAGCCCTTGATCTCGGAGATGGTGAGGGATCCGGGCATGTCGCTGTCGGTACCCGAGACCCGCTCGCCTCCGGGCTTGATGCGGGCCAGAACAGCTGGCACTCGCGCAAACAGGGAGGCAAGGATCGTGGGCTTGGCGAGGATTGCCTTGGTGAGCAGGGCGGCCATGCCCGAGCCGTTGCCACGGATCTGCTTGTCGAGGCCCGCCTCGTCAACCCGGTGGCGGTGGTGCACCAGCGCATCGGGAGTATGGACGATGATGTCACCCGTGGCCAGGATGCGCGCAAACATATCGAGGTCCTCGCCTCCGCGCGTCGATGTGCCCGCTCCGAGGGCAGGATCGAAGGGGCCGACCTCCATCAGAACGTCGCGGCGTATGGCCATGCACACCCCTGCCCCCACGCGGGCGGTCGTCACGGGGTACAGCGGCCCCCCCTCGCCCTTCTCCCCCAGCGCCTCAAGGCCGCGGGGGAGGTCTGCCGTCGACCACACGCGCGCGGTGAAGTCTTTGGGGAAGCCTCCTCGGGATTCGAACCAGCGTTGGGGCGCGTAGCGCTGCTGGAGAGGCAGGACGATGCCCGTCGTCGCAGCCACGTATGGGGAGGCCGTGAAGGGGTCGATCATGGCCGTCAGCCAGTGGGGGTCAACGATGGCGTCGTCGTCGGTGAAGACAATGACTTCGCCTCGAGCCGCGAGAACGCCGCGGTTGCGTGCCCGAGACAGGCCCTGACGCGACGCCGAGACGATACTCAGCCGGGTGTCCTCGATGCCTGCGAGCTTCGCACGCGTCAGGCCCG
Proteins encoded:
- a CDS encoding glycosyltransferase family 2 protein; the encoded protein is MSVEDQLADDHLAASVWHVDRSARVSQLVSGDPSAPRALVLVRDHGRNSGFVEIEGTDHPEEDPRVAAVPPAPARGWEEGAGADVDATVIMCTVGSSDMLEEAVRAILAQDHQRFTLVVVDNAPDTGLTRAKLAGIEDTRLSIVSASRQGLSRARNRGVLAARGEVIVFTDDDAIVDPHWLTAMIDPFTASPYVAATTGIVLPLQQRYAPQRWFESRGGFPKDFTARVWSTADLPRGLEALGEKGEGGPLYPVTTARVGAGVCMAIRRDVLMEVGPFDPALGAGTSTRGGEDLDMFARILATGDIIVHTPDALVHHRHRVDEAGLDKQIRGNGSGMAALLTKAILAKPTILASLFARVPAVLARIKPGGERVSGTDSDMPGSLTISEIKGFLEGPFLYLSSRRRNRLVPSRRGAQDRAHEGGQSAVREDARGEYPTGPASEEEAHPREGDAEA
- a CDS encoding O-antigen ligase family protein translates to MSARRGIWGKPAPASIGPLREDVQDLPAWPFVVAYCAYLLWWVLGAGDLMWPLFAIVMLVLMVGRSGLRFPPGTILWVFFLAWVIASMSMLDSGGRVIGAIYRFALELAPGIFAVYAFNARKSLSVRTIVATMWGFLASTTVGGFIAMAFPTLRFKTLMYYVVPRSLHGNDFVKEFVRRATTQWNPTSWALSDPRPSAPFIYSNTYGNVFSLIFPLALVFAFVLWRERSRWRFVAAALCALSVIPAAATLNRGMYIGLLIVVLWVGFQRLRVGAWQTVAGIGAAVVIGIGAWLATPASQSLLERVAASSSTQDRASNYLETISELAESPLLGFGAPRPSASAWLPSLGTQGQFWTVLFSYGIVGAFLFIAFFVRMLPRVWRATDVYGSILGGIILATLVEQFYYGMNTGLMLSVVAVALLARHLEEENEPLRHEAAEREGAPTPGSVAGTMRAAPIVRVGEWESPAANDGAFSTRMLERLNKSGRRGRTPPTASSSRHPSQTENR